One window of the Canis aureus isolate CA01 chromosome 1, VMU_Caureus_v.1.0, whole genome shotgun sequence genome contains the following:
- the ERCC2 gene encoding general transcription and DNA repair factor IIH helicase subunit XPD isoform X2 — MLELKRTLDAKGHGVLEMPSGTGKTVSLLALIMAYQRAYPLEVTKLIYCSRTVPEIEKVIEELRKLLNFYEKQEGEKLPFLGLALSSRKNLCIHPEVMPLRFGKDVDGKCHSLTASYVRAQYQQDSSLPHCRFYEEFDVHGRQVPLPAGIYNLDDLKALGQRQGWCPYFLARYSILHANVVVYSYHYLLDPKIAELVSKELARKAVVVFDEAHNIDNVCIDSMSVNITRRTLDRCQGNLETLQKTVLRIKETDEQRLREEYRRLVEGLREASAARETDAHLANPVLPDEVLQEAVPGSIRTAEHFLGFLRRLLEYVKWRLRVQHVVQESPPAFLSGLAQRVCIQRKPLRFCAERLRSLLHTLEIADLADFSPLTLLANFATLVSTYAKGFTIIIEPFDDRTPTIANPILHFSCMDASLAIKPVFERFQSVIITSGTLSPLDIYPKILDFHPVTMATFTMTLARVCLCPMIIGRGNDQVAISSKFETREDIAVIRNYGNLLLEMSAVVPDGIVAFFTSYQYMESTVASWYEQGILENIQRNKLLFIETQDGAETSVALEKYQEACENGRGAILLSVARGKVSEGIDFVHHYGRAVIMFGVPYVYTQSRILKARLEYLRDQFQIRENDFLTFDAMRHAAQCVGRAIRGKTDYGLMVFADKRFARADKRGKLPRWIQEHLTDANLNLTVDEGVQVAKYFLRQMAQPFHREDQLGLSLLSLEQLESEETLRRIEQIAQQL; from the exons ATGCTGGAGCTCAAGCGCACGCTGGACGCCAAG GGTCATGGAGTCCTGGAGATGCCCTCAGGCACTGGGAAGACAGTGTCCCTGTTGGCACTGATCATGGCATACCAGAGG GCATATCCACTGGAAGTGACTAAACTCATCTACTGCTCAAGAACTGTGCCTGAGATTGAGAAG GTCATTGAAGAGCTGCGAAAGTTGCTCAACTTCTATGAGAAGCAGGAGGGTGAGAAGCTGCCATTTTTGGGGCTTGCTCTGAGCTCCCGGAAGAACCTGTGTATTCATCCTGAG GTGATGCCCTTGCGCTTTGGGAAAGATGTTGACGGGAAATGCCACAGCCTCACGGCCTCGTACGTGCGGGCGCAGTACCAGCAGGACTCCAGCTTGCCCCACTGCCGCTTCTACGAG GAATTTGATGTCCATGGgcgccaggtgcccctccctgctgGGATCTACAACCTGGATGACCTGAAGGCCCTGGGGCAGCGCCAGGGCTGGTGCCCATACTTCCTTGCCCGCTACTCG ATCCTGCACGCCAATGTGGTGGTTTACAGTTACCACTACCTCTTGGACCCCAAGATTGCAGAGCTGGTGTCTAAGGAGCTGGCCCGGAAGGCTGTCGTGGTCTTTGATGAGGCCCACAACATTG ACAATGTCTGCATCGACTCGATGAGTGTCAACATCACTCGCCGGACCCTTGACCGCTGCCAGGGCAACCTGGAGACCTTACAGAAGACGGTGCTCAG gATCAAGGAGACAGATGAGCAGCGTCTGCGGGAGGAGTACCGACGCCTGGTAGAGGGGCTGCGGGAGGCCAGTGCTGCCCGGGAGACCGATGCCCACCTGGCCAACCCCGTGCTTCCTGATGAGGTGCTACAGG AGGCGGTCCCCGGCTCCATCCGCACGGCTGAACACTTCCTGGGCTTCCTACGGCGGCTGCTGGAATACGTCAAGTGGCGGCTGCGGGTACAGCACGTGGTGCAGGAGAGCCCCCCTGCCTTCCTCAGCGGCCTGGCCCAGCGTGTGTGCATCCAGCGCAAGCCCCTCAG ATTCTGTGCCGAACGCCTCCGCTCCCTCTTGCACACCCTGGAGATTGCCGATCTTGCGGACTtctctcccctcaccctcctcgCTAACTTCGCCACCCTCGTCAGCACCTATGCCAAGG GTTTCACCATCATCATCGAGCCCTTTGATGACAGGACCCCCACCATTGCCAACCCCATCCTGCACTTCAG CTGCATGGATGCTTCACTGGCCATCAAACCCGTGTTTGAGCGTTTCCAGTCTGTCATCATCACATCTGGG ACGCTGTCCCCACTGGACATCTACCCCAAGATTCTGGACTTCCACCCCGTCACCATGGCAACCTTCACCATGACGCTGGCCCGGGTCTGCCTCTGCCCTATG ATCATTGGTCGTGGCAATGACCAGGTGGCCATTAGCTCTAAATTTGAGACCCGGGAAGATATTG CGGTGATCCGGAACTATGGGAACCTCCTGCTGGAGATGTCTGCTGTTGTCCCTGATGGCATCGTGGCCTTCTTCACCAGCTACCAGTACATGGAGAGCACCGTGGCTTCCTGGTATGAGCAG GGCATTCTTGAAAACATCCAGAGGAATAAGCTGCTCTTCATTGAGACCCAAGATGGGGCTGAGACCAGCGTTGCCCTGGAGAAGTaccaggag gcctgtGAGAATGGCCGTGGAGCCATCCTGCTGTCAGTGGCCCGAGGCAAAGTGTCCGAGGGAATTGACTTTG TGCACCACTACGGGCGGGCTGTCATCATGTTCGGTGTCCCCTACGTCTACACCCAGAGCCGTATTCTTAAG GCACGGCTGGAGTACCTACGCGACCAGTTCCAGATCCGAGAAAATGACTTCCTCACCTTCGATGCCATGCGCCACGCAGCCCAGTGTGTGGGTCGTGCCATTCGGGGCAAGACGGACTATGGCCTCATGGTCTTTGCTGATAAG CGGTTTGCCCGGGCAGACAAGCGTGGGAAACTGCCTCGCTGGATCCAGGAGCACCTCACTGATGCCAACCTCAACCTGACTGTTGACGAGGGAGTCCAGGTTGCCAAGTACTTCCTGAGGCAGATGGCTCAGCCATTCCACCGG gaGGATCAGCTGGGCCTGTCCCTGCTTAGCCTGGAGCAGCTGGAATCAGAAGAGACGCTGCGGAGGATAGAGCAGATTGCTCAGCAGCTGTAG
- the ERCC2 gene encoding general transcription and DNA repair factor IIH helicase subunit XPD isoform X1: MKLNVDGLLVYFPYDYIYPEQFSYMLELKRTLDAKGHGVLEMPSGTGKTVSLLALIMAYQRAYPLEVTKLIYCSRTVPEIEKVIEELRKLLNFYEKQEGEKLPFLGLALSSRKNLCIHPEVMPLRFGKDVDGKCHSLTASYVRAQYQQDSSLPHCRFYEEFDVHGRQVPLPAGIYNLDDLKALGQRQGWCPYFLARYSILHANVVVYSYHYLLDPKIAELVSKELARKAVVVFDEAHNIDNVCIDSMSVNITRRTLDRCQGNLETLQKTVLRIKETDEQRLREEYRRLVEGLREASAARETDAHLANPVLPDEVLQEAVPGSIRTAEHFLGFLRRLLEYVKWRLRVQHVVQESPPAFLSGLAQRVCIQRKPLRFCAERLRSLLHTLEIADLADFSPLTLLANFATLVSTYAKGFTIIIEPFDDRTPTIANPILHFSCMDASLAIKPVFERFQSVIITSGTLSPLDIYPKILDFHPVTMATFTMTLARVCLCPMIIGRGNDQVAISSKFETREDIAVIRNYGNLLLEMSAVVPDGIVAFFTSYQYMESTVASWYEQGILENIQRNKLLFIETQDGAETSVALEKYQEACENGRGAILLSVARGKVSEGIDFVHHYGRAVIMFGVPYVYTQSRILKARLEYLRDQFQIRENDFLTFDAMRHAAQCVGRAIRGKTDYGLMVFADKRFARADKRGKLPRWIQEHLTDANLNLTVDEGVQVAKYFLRQMAQPFHREDQLGLSLLSLEQLESEETLRRIEQIAQQL, encoded by the exons ATGAA gCTCAACGTGGACGGGCTGCTGGTCTACTTCCCTTACGACTACATCTACCCGGAGCAGTTCTCCTACATGCTGGAGCTCAAGCGCACGCTGGACGCCAAG GGTCATGGAGTCCTGGAGATGCCCTCAGGCACTGGGAAGACAGTGTCCCTGTTGGCACTGATCATGGCATACCAGAGG GCATATCCACTGGAAGTGACTAAACTCATCTACTGCTCAAGAACTGTGCCTGAGATTGAGAAG GTCATTGAAGAGCTGCGAAAGTTGCTCAACTTCTATGAGAAGCAGGAGGGTGAGAAGCTGCCATTTTTGGGGCTTGCTCTGAGCTCCCGGAAGAACCTGTGTATTCATCCTGAG GTGATGCCCTTGCGCTTTGGGAAAGATGTTGACGGGAAATGCCACAGCCTCACGGCCTCGTACGTGCGGGCGCAGTACCAGCAGGACTCCAGCTTGCCCCACTGCCGCTTCTACGAG GAATTTGATGTCCATGGgcgccaggtgcccctccctgctgGGATCTACAACCTGGATGACCTGAAGGCCCTGGGGCAGCGCCAGGGCTGGTGCCCATACTTCCTTGCCCGCTACTCG ATCCTGCACGCCAATGTGGTGGTTTACAGTTACCACTACCTCTTGGACCCCAAGATTGCAGAGCTGGTGTCTAAGGAGCTGGCCCGGAAGGCTGTCGTGGTCTTTGATGAGGCCCACAACATTG ACAATGTCTGCATCGACTCGATGAGTGTCAACATCACTCGCCGGACCCTTGACCGCTGCCAGGGCAACCTGGAGACCTTACAGAAGACGGTGCTCAG gATCAAGGAGACAGATGAGCAGCGTCTGCGGGAGGAGTACCGACGCCTGGTAGAGGGGCTGCGGGAGGCCAGTGCTGCCCGGGAGACCGATGCCCACCTGGCCAACCCCGTGCTTCCTGATGAGGTGCTACAGG AGGCGGTCCCCGGCTCCATCCGCACGGCTGAACACTTCCTGGGCTTCCTACGGCGGCTGCTGGAATACGTCAAGTGGCGGCTGCGGGTACAGCACGTGGTGCAGGAGAGCCCCCCTGCCTTCCTCAGCGGCCTGGCCCAGCGTGTGTGCATCCAGCGCAAGCCCCTCAG ATTCTGTGCCGAACGCCTCCGCTCCCTCTTGCACACCCTGGAGATTGCCGATCTTGCGGACTtctctcccctcaccctcctcgCTAACTTCGCCACCCTCGTCAGCACCTATGCCAAGG GTTTCACCATCATCATCGAGCCCTTTGATGACAGGACCCCCACCATTGCCAACCCCATCCTGCACTTCAG CTGCATGGATGCTTCACTGGCCATCAAACCCGTGTTTGAGCGTTTCCAGTCTGTCATCATCACATCTGGG ACGCTGTCCCCACTGGACATCTACCCCAAGATTCTGGACTTCCACCCCGTCACCATGGCAACCTTCACCATGACGCTGGCCCGGGTCTGCCTCTGCCCTATG ATCATTGGTCGTGGCAATGACCAGGTGGCCATTAGCTCTAAATTTGAGACCCGGGAAGATATTG CGGTGATCCGGAACTATGGGAACCTCCTGCTGGAGATGTCTGCTGTTGTCCCTGATGGCATCGTGGCCTTCTTCACCAGCTACCAGTACATGGAGAGCACCGTGGCTTCCTGGTATGAGCAG GGCATTCTTGAAAACATCCAGAGGAATAAGCTGCTCTTCATTGAGACCCAAGATGGGGCTGAGACCAGCGTTGCCCTGGAGAAGTaccaggag gcctgtGAGAATGGCCGTGGAGCCATCCTGCTGTCAGTGGCCCGAGGCAAAGTGTCCGAGGGAATTGACTTTG TGCACCACTACGGGCGGGCTGTCATCATGTTCGGTGTCCCCTACGTCTACACCCAGAGCCGTATTCTTAAG GCACGGCTGGAGTACCTACGCGACCAGTTCCAGATCCGAGAAAATGACTTCCTCACCTTCGATGCCATGCGCCACGCAGCCCAGTGTGTGGGTCGTGCCATTCGGGGCAAGACGGACTATGGCCTCATGGTCTTTGCTGATAAG CGGTTTGCCCGGGCAGACAAGCGTGGGAAACTGCCTCGCTGGATCCAGGAGCACCTCACTGATGCCAACCTCAACCTGACTGTTGACGAGGGAGTCCAGGTTGCCAAGTACTTCCTGAGGCAGATGGCTCAGCCATTCCACCGG gaGGATCAGCTGGGCCTGTCCCTGCTTAGCCTGGAGCAGCTGGAATCAGAAGAGACGCTGCGGAGGATAGAGCAGATTGCTCAGCAGCTGTAG
- the ERCC2 gene encoding general transcription and DNA repair factor IIH helicase subunit XPD isoform X3, producing MITVMPLRFGKDVDGKCHSLTASYVRAQYQQDSSLPHCRFYEEFDVHGRQVPLPAGIYNLDDLKALGQRQGWCPYFLARYSILHANVVVYSYHYLLDPKIAELVSKELARKAVVVFDEAHNIDNVCIDSMSVNITRRTLDRCQGNLETLQKTVLRIKETDEQRLREEYRRLVEGLREASAARETDAHLANPVLPDEVLQEAVPGSIRTAEHFLGFLRRLLEYVKWRLRVQHVVQESPPAFLSGLAQRVCIQRKPLRFCAERLRSLLHTLEIADLADFSPLTLLANFATLVSTYAKGFTIIIEPFDDRTPTIANPILHFSCMDASLAIKPVFERFQSVIITSGTLSPLDIYPKILDFHPVTMATFTMTLARVCLCPMIIGRGNDQVAISSKFETREDIAVIRNYGNLLLEMSAVVPDGIVAFFTSYQYMESTVASWYEQGILENIQRNKLLFIETQDGAETSVALEKYQEACENGRGAILLSVARGKVSEGIDFVHHYGRAVIMFGVPYVYTQSRILKARLEYLRDQFQIRENDFLTFDAMRHAAQCVGRAIRGKTDYGLMVFADKRFARADKRGKLPRWIQEHLTDANLNLTVDEGVQVAKYFLRQMAQPFHREDQLGLSLLSLEQLESEETLRRIEQIAQQL from the exons atgatcacg GTGATGCCCTTGCGCTTTGGGAAAGATGTTGACGGGAAATGCCACAGCCTCACGGCCTCGTACGTGCGGGCGCAGTACCAGCAGGACTCCAGCTTGCCCCACTGCCGCTTCTACGAG GAATTTGATGTCCATGGgcgccaggtgcccctccctgctgGGATCTACAACCTGGATGACCTGAAGGCCCTGGGGCAGCGCCAGGGCTGGTGCCCATACTTCCTTGCCCGCTACTCG ATCCTGCACGCCAATGTGGTGGTTTACAGTTACCACTACCTCTTGGACCCCAAGATTGCAGAGCTGGTGTCTAAGGAGCTGGCCCGGAAGGCTGTCGTGGTCTTTGATGAGGCCCACAACATTG ACAATGTCTGCATCGACTCGATGAGTGTCAACATCACTCGCCGGACCCTTGACCGCTGCCAGGGCAACCTGGAGACCTTACAGAAGACGGTGCTCAG gATCAAGGAGACAGATGAGCAGCGTCTGCGGGAGGAGTACCGACGCCTGGTAGAGGGGCTGCGGGAGGCCAGTGCTGCCCGGGAGACCGATGCCCACCTGGCCAACCCCGTGCTTCCTGATGAGGTGCTACAGG AGGCGGTCCCCGGCTCCATCCGCACGGCTGAACACTTCCTGGGCTTCCTACGGCGGCTGCTGGAATACGTCAAGTGGCGGCTGCGGGTACAGCACGTGGTGCAGGAGAGCCCCCCTGCCTTCCTCAGCGGCCTGGCCCAGCGTGTGTGCATCCAGCGCAAGCCCCTCAG ATTCTGTGCCGAACGCCTCCGCTCCCTCTTGCACACCCTGGAGATTGCCGATCTTGCGGACTtctctcccctcaccctcctcgCTAACTTCGCCACCCTCGTCAGCACCTATGCCAAGG GTTTCACCATCATCATCGAGCCCTTTGATGACAGGACCCCCACCATTGCCAACCCCATCCTGCACTTCAG CTGCATGGATGCTTCACTGGCCATCAAACCCGTGTTTGAGCGTTTCCAGTCTGTCATCATCACATCTGGG ACGCTGTCCCCACTGGACATCTACCCCAAGATTCTGGACTTCCACCCCGTCACCATGGCAACCTTCACCATGACGCTGGCCCGGGTCTGCCTCTGCCCTATG ATCATTGGTCGTGGCAATGACCAGGTGGCCATTAGCTCTAAATTTGAGACCCGGGAAGATATTG CGGTGATCCGGAACTATGGGAACCTCCTGCTGGAGATGTCTGCTGTTGTCCCTGATGGCATCGTGGCCTTCTTCACCAGCTACCAGTACATGGAGAGCACCGTGGCTTCCTGGTATGAGCAG GGCATTCTTGAAAACATCCAGAGGAATAAGCTGCTCTTCATTGAGACCCAAGATGGGGCTGAGACCAGCGTTGCCCTGGAGAAGTaccaggag gcctgtGAGAATGGCCGTGGAGCCATCCTGCTGTCAGTGGCCCGAGGCAAAGTGTCCGAGGGAATTGACTTTG TGCACCACTACGGGCGGGCTGTCATCATGTTCGGTGTCCCCTACGTCTACACCCAGAGCCGTATTCTTAAG GCACGGCTGGAGTACCTACGCGACCAGTTCCAGATCCGAGAAAATGACTTCCTCACCTTCGATGCCATGCGCCACGCAGCCCAGTGTGTGGGTCGTGCCATTCGGGGCAAGACGGACTATGGCCTCATGGTCTTTGCTGATAAG CGGTTTGCCCGGGCAGACAAGCGTGGGAAACTGCCTCGCTGGATCCAGGAGCACCTCACTGATGCCAACCTCAACCTGACTGTTGACGAGGGAGTCCAGGTTGCCAAGTACTTCCTGAGGCAGATGGCTCAGCCATTCCACCGG gaGGATCAGCTGGGCCTGTCCCTGCTTAGCCTGGAGCAGCTGGAATCAGAAGAGACGCTGCGGAGGATAGAGCAGATTGCTCAGCAGCTGTAG